From Mus musculus strain C57BL/6J chromosome 8, GRCm38.p6 C57BL/6J, a single genomic window includes:
- the 1700029H14Rik gene encoding uncharacterized protein C13orf46 homolog isoform X1, which translates to MEKDPAAHRKHRPGPGALPSGITPAYLKAASDGAELQRSRSVGGLHQKGDPPVCIRKLLRKELDSEDQGKDPRSDTDDGTYRVSLEDDRKKGSQDEVEKMDLKCAKMDPEKSDSEASATGEQDDACKGRCISAAEEQHSESTKLDHLLEKQKPSVFVEIDLGDHTEEEVITCAIKEEKRLPNIGDLSEDEIRTSWVCCIPYHTKKKAKENSSALEKLDERHCHSPSVATHVASIYFILRVGLASLS; encoded by the exons ATGGAGAAGGACCCCGCCGCGCACAGGAAGCACCGGCCTGGGCCTGGCGCCCTGCCCTCAGGAATAACCCCTGCATACCTCAAGGCCGCCAGTGACGGGGCGGAACTCCAGAGGAGCAGGAGTGTGGGTGGCTTGCACCAGAAGGGGGATCCACCAGTCTGCATCAGGAAGCTGCTACGCAAGGAGCTAG ACTCTGAGGACCAAGGCAAAGACCCAAGAAGTGACACGGATGACGGCACCTA TCGGgtgagcctagaggacgacaggAAGAAAGGGAGCCAGGATGAGGTGGAAAAAATGGACCTCAAGTGTGCAAAAATGGACCCAGAGAAGAGTGACTCAGAGGCCAGTGCCACAGGGGAGCAGGACGATGCCTGCAAAGGACGATGTATCTCTGCGGCTGAG GAGCAGCATTCTGAGTCCACGAAGCTGGATCACCTTCTAGAAAAGCAG AAACCATCTGTGTTTGTGGAGATCGACCTGGGAGACCATACTGAGGAGGAG GTCATCACCTGTGCCAtcaaagaagagaagaggctCCCCAACATAGGAGACTTGTCTGAAGATGA GATAAGGACCAGCTGGGTATGCTGCATCCCGTACCACACAAAGAAGAAGGCAAAGGAAAACTCCAGTGCTTTGGAGAAG TTGGATGAGAGACACTGCCACAGTCCATCAGTTGCAACGCATGTGGCCTCTATCTACTTCATCCTAAGGGTGGGCCTAGCTTCCCTCTCATGA
- the 1700029H14Rik gene encoding uncharacterized protein C13orf46 homolog isoform 2 (isoform 2 is encoded by transcript variant 2), with product MEKDPAAHRKHRPGPGALPSGITPAYLKAASDGAELQRSRSVGGLHQKGDPPVCIRKLLRKELDSEDQGKDPRSDTDDGTYRVSLEDDRKKGSQDEVEKMDLKCAKMDPEKSDSEASATGEQDDACKGRCISAAEEQHSESTKLDHLLEKQKPSVFVEIDLGDHTEEEVITCAIKEEKRLPNIGDLSEDEIRTSWVCCIPYHTKKKAKENSSALEKELQ from the exons ATGGAGAAGGACCCCGCCGCGCACAGGAAGCACCGGCCTGGGCCTGGCGCCCTGCCCTCAGGAATAACCCCTGCATACCTCAAGGCCGCCAGTGACGGGGCGGAACTCCAGAGGAGCAGGAGTGTGGGTGGCTTGCACCAGAAGGGGGATCCACCAGTCTGCATCAGGAAGCTGCTACGCAAGGAGCTAG ACTCTGAGGACCAAGGCAAAGACCCAAGAAGTGACACGGATGACGGCACCTA TCGGgtgagcctagaggacgacaggAAGAAAGGGAGCCAGGATGAGGTGGAAAAAATGGACCTCAAGTGTGCAAAAATGGACCCAGAGAAGAGTGACTCAGAGGCCAGTGCCACAGGGGAGCAGGACGATGCCTGCAAAGGACGATGTATCTCTGCGGCTGAG GAGCAGCATTCTGAGTCCACGAAGCTGGATCACCTTCTAGAAAAGCAG AAACCATCTGTGTTTGTGGAGATCGACCTGGGAGACCATACTGAGGAGGAG GTCATCACCTGTGCCAtcaaagaagagaagaggctCCCCAACATAGGAGACTTGTCTGAAGATGA GATAAGGACCAGCTGGGTATGCTGCATCCCGTACCACACAAAGAAGAAGGCAAAGGAAAACTCCAGTGCTTTGGAGAAG
- the 1700029H14Rik gene encoding uncharacterized protein C13orf46 homolog isoform 1 (isoform 1 is encoded by transcript variant 1), producing MEKDPAAHRKHRPGPGALPSGITPAYLKAASDGAELQRSRSVGGLHQKGDPPVCIRKLLRKELDSEDQGKDPRSDTDDGTYRVSLEDDRKKGSQDEVEKMDLKCAKMDPEKSDSEASATGEQDDACKGRCISAAEEQHSESTKLDHLLEKQKPSVFVEIDLGDHTEEEVITCAIKEEKRLPNIGDLSEDEIRTSWVCCIPYHTKKKAKENSSALEKNHQSSQDKTPLTQPLVELSGD from the exons ATGGAGAAGGACCCCGCCGCGCACAGGAAGCACCGGCCTGGGCCTGGCGCCCTGCCCTCAGGAATAACCCCTGCATACCTCAAGGCCGCCAGTGACGGGGCGGAACTCCAGAGGAGCAGGAGTGTGGGTGGCTTGCACCAGAAGGGGGATCCACCAGTCTGCATCAGGAAGCTGCTACGCAAGGAGCTAG ACTCTGAGGACCAAGGCAAAGACCCAAGAAGTGACACGGATGACGGCACCTA TCGGgtgagcctagaggacgacaggAAGAAAGGGAGCCAGGATGAGGTGGAAAAAATGGACCTCAAGTGTGCAAAAATGGACCCAGAGAAGAGTGACTCAGAGGCCAGTGCCACAGGGGAGCAGGACGATGCCTGCAAAGGACGATGTATCTCTGCGGCTGAG GAGCAGCATTCTGAGTCCACGAAGCTGGATCACCTTCTAGAAAAGCAG AAACCATCTGTGTTTGTGGAGATCGACCTGGGAGACCATACTGAGGAGGAG GTCATCACCTGTGCCAtcaaagaagagaagaggctCCCCAACATAGGAGACTTGTCTGAAGATGA GATAAGGACCAGCTGGGTATGCTGCATCCCGTACCACACAAAGAAGAAGGCAAAGGAAAACTCCAGTGCTTTGGAGAAG
- the 1700029H14Rik gene encoding uncharacterized protein C13orf46 homolog isoform X2 — protein sequence MDLKCAKMDPEKSDSEASATGEQDDACKGRCISAAEEQHSESTKLDHLLEKQKPSVFVEIDLGDHTEEEVITCAIKEEKRLPNIGDLSEDEIRTSWVCCIPYHTKKKAKENSSALEKELQ from the exons ATGGACCTCAAGTGTGCAAAAATGGACCCAGAGAAGAGTGACTCAGAGGCCAGTGCCACAGGGGAGCAGGACGATGCCTGCAAAGGACGATGTATCTCTGCGGCTGAG GAGCAGCATTCTGAGTCCACGAAGCTGGATCACCTTCTAGAAAAGCAG AAACCATCTGTGTTTGTGGAGATCGACCTGGGAGACCATACTGAGGAGGAG GTCATCACCTGTGCCAtcaaagaagagaagaggctCCCCAACATAGGAGACTTGTCTGAAGATGA GATAAGGACCAGCTGGGTATGCTGCATCCCGTACCACACAAAGAAGAAGGCAAAGGAAAACTCCAGTGCTTTGGAGAAG